A region from the Triticum aestivum cultivar Chinese Spring chromosome 3D, IWGSC CS RefSeq v2.1, whole genome shotgun sequence genome encodes:
- the LOC123075284 gene encoding uncharacterized protein: MEPKHSAEMSRHLDKQNHALMETYRAMSHELHKLQVEEETIMRKLYELMSAEGLLPKHKEKREPERAGESSQENEEREP, translated from the exons ATGGAACCAAAGCATTCTGCTGAAATGTCCAG GCATTTGGACAAGCAAAATCATGCCCTAATGGAAACATACCGAGCAATGTCCCATGAGTTGCATAAACTACAG GTTGAAGAGGAAACAATCATGCGCAAGTTGTATGAGCTGATGTCTGCAGAAGGGCTTCTTCCAAAG CACAAGGAAAAAAGGGAGCCTGAGAGAGCAGGGGAATCAAGCCAGGAAAACGAAGAACGGGAACCATAG